A genomic segment from Bacillus cereus G9842 encodes:
- a CDS encoding ribosomal-processing cysteine protease Prp has translation MIKITISRTKLGSIQSFKMTGHADYAPHGQDLVCAGTTAVVFGSINAVEELCNVQATIELGSDGGFLTYELPNDLDVHTVEKAQILLEGLVVSLKTIELDYGKYIRLIEKVQEV, from the coding sequence ATGATTAAAATTACGATAAGTCGCACGAAATTAGGAAGTATCCAATCATTTAAAATGACTGGACATGCCGATTATGCGCCACATGGACAAGACCTTGTCTGTGCTGGAACTACAGCGGTTGTGTTTGGTTCTATAAATGCAGTGGAAGAACTTTGTAATGTGCAGGCAACTATTGAACTCGGAAGTGATGGCGGATTCTTAACGTATGAATTGCCTAATGATTTAGACGTTCATACAGTAGAAAAAGCACAGATACTTTTGGAAGGATTGGTTGTTTCGCTTAAGACGATCGAACTTGATTACGGAAAGTATATCCGTTTAATAGAAAAAGTGCAGGAGGTGTAA
- the mreC gene encoding rod shape-determining protein MreC has product MPQFFLNKRLIVLLVSIILLVALIGISLKERNSLTWPEQFVKDTVGVVERVFQKPAKYVAGFFENVEDVKRTYEENKELKAKLDNYAGLSGKVKQLEDDNKKLQELTGKKELLSDYTEIPATVVSRSSDKWYDLIGIDKGAQQGIKKDMAVMTSQGLVGRVKSVSQFTSSVELLSSMSRTNRVSAIVQGQENIFGLIEGYDKEKHLLLFTKIGSDAKVEKDQMVVTSGLGDIFPKGLVIGKIVDVQPDAYGLTKTAYVKPAADLNDVEHIMVAKRKKPSAPLE; this is encoded by the coding sequence GTGCCACAGTTTTTCTTAAACAAAAGATTAATTGTTTTGTTAGTTAGTATTATTCTTCTCGTGGCATTGATTGGAATCTCATTGAAAGAACGGAACAGTTTAACATGGCCAGAGCAGTTTGTTAAAGACACTGTCGGTGTTGTAGAACGTGTATTCCAAAAGCCAGCGAAATACGTAGCTGGATTCTTCGAAAATGTAGAGGATGTAAAGCGCACGTATGAAGAGAATAAAGAATTAAAAGCAAAATTAGATAATTATGCAGGTCTATCAGGGAAAGTAAAACAATTAGAAGATGATAACAAGAAGTTACAAGAGTTAACTGGAAAAAAGGAGTTGCTGAGCGATTATACTGAGATTCCAGCTACTGTTGTTTCTCGTAGTTCAGATAAATGGTACGATTTAATTGGAATTGATAAAGGGGCACAGCAAGGAATTAAAAAAGATATGGCTGTTATGACTTCACAAGGTTTAGTTGGACGTGTGAAAAGTGTATCTCAGTTTACATCATCAGTAGAGTTATTAAGCTCTATGAGCCGAACAAATCGTGTATCTGCTATTGTACAAGGGCAAGAAAATATCTTTGGTTTAATTGAAGGTTACGACAAAGAAAAACACTTACTTCTTTTCACAAAGATTGGTTCTGATGCAAAAGTAGAAAAAGATCAAATGGTTGTAACATCTGGACTAGGTGATATTTTCCCGAAAGGTCTTGTAATTGGGAAAATCGTTGATGTACAACCAGATGCATACGGCTTAACAAAAACAGCTTATGTAAAACCTGCCGCTGATTTAAATGACGTAGAGCATATTATGGTTGCTAAACGTAAAAAGCCTTCAGCGCCATTAGAATAG
- a CDS encoding M50 family metallopeptidase, with protein MIKYRDVLTKISVHPLFWVIIVIGIFTARFKELILLFCIVLIHELGHALAAAHYNWRIKKIQLLPFGGVAELEEHGNKSLKEELVVVIAGPIQHVWMMLVGYILFEAGWLNADLYYFFMWNNIIILAFNLLPIWPLDGGKVLFNILSYRFPYLQAHGKMMKLSCVFFGVILGWQLLWNSNNIMMWVLLMFLAVSLYQEWKQRRYAFMRFLLERYYGNKRGIEKIAPIEVQSEDHLYKIFTKFRRGYKHSIIVHGKYKEHYTLDENELLYAYFTEKRTTSSVEELIG; from the coding sequence TTGATTAAATATAGGGACGTCTTAACGAAAATTTCCGTGCATCCATTATTTTGGGTTATCATTGTCATTGGTATTTTTACTGCACGTTTTAAAGAATTAATACTGTTATTTTGTATTGTTCTTATTCATGAACTTGGGCATGCTCTTGCAGCAGCGCACTATAATTGGCGTATAAAAAAAATTCAGCTTTTGCCGTTTGGTGGCGTGGCTGAGCTTGAGGAACATGGTAATAAGTCGTTGAAAGAGGAACTTGTTGTCGTAATTGCAGGACCGATTCAACATGTTTGGATGATGCTAGTAGGTTATATATTATTTGAAGCCGGTTGGCTGAACGCGGATTTATATTATTTCTTTATGTGGAATAATATAATTATTTTAGCGTTTAATTTACTCCCTATTTGGCCGTTAGATGGCGGGAAAGTATTGTTTAATATACTATCATATCGTTTTCCTTATTTACAAGCACATGGAAAGATGATGAAATTGTCATGTGTTTTTTTTGGTGTAATATTAGGATGGCAGTTACTCTGGAATAGCAATAATATTATGATGTGGGTACTACTCATGTTTTTGGCAGTGTCGTTATATCAAGAGTGGAAACAAAGACGGTATGCCTTTATGCGTTTTTTATTAGAACGTTATTATGGGAACAAAAGAGGAATTGAAAAGATTGCACCTATTGAAGTGCAATCAGAAGATCATTTATATAAGATATTCACAAAATTTCGTAGAGGATATAAGCACTCTATTATCGTCCATGGAAAATATAAAGAACATTACACATTAGATGAAAATGAACTGCTCTATGCATATTTTACTGAAAAACGAACAACTTCATCAGTTGAAGAATTAATCGGTTAG
- the rplU gene encoding 50S ribosomal protein L21, whose translation MYAIIETGGKQIKVEAGQAIYIEKLDVEAGETVTFDKVLFVGGENVKVGSPVVEGATVTAKVEKQGRAKKIIVFKYKAKKNNRKKQGHRQPYTKLVVEAINA comes from the coding sequence ATGTACGCAATTATCGAAACAGGTGGAAAACAAATTAAAGTTGAAGCTGGTCAAGCAATCTACATTGAAAAATTAGATGTTGAAGCTGGTGAAACTGTTACTTTTGACAAAGTTCTTTTCGTTGGTGGCGAAAACGTTAAAGTTGGTAGCCCAGTTGTAGAAGGTGCAACAGTTACTGCGAAAGTTGAAAAACAAGGTCGCGCTAAGAAAATTATCGTTTTCAAATACAAAGCGAAAAAGAACAATCGTAAGAAACAAGGTCATCGTCAACCTTACACTAAGCTAGTTGTTGAAGCTATCAACGCTTAA
- the spoIVFA gene encoding stage IV sporulation protein SpoIVFA has product MKNRRVEEIKKRIAKRKAEQERMEEEQYFTGGNFGSETVFIEEGEKEIHPLFRKEVFFFKVLLSAILVLSVAILYKNAPSSFDGAKAVTEKVMKEEFQFATVAKWYEKQFGKPLVFYSPNEKKEGSIQQKNYAIPASGKVMQGFQKNGQGVFVQTATNATVESVNEGLVVFAGKKEELGNTVQIQHADGTESWYANLNDMSVKLYDYVSKKQKIGTVSNDTNDKNGKFYFAIKKNEKFIDPIQVISFD; this is encoded by the coding sequence ATGAAGAATAGACGCGTAGAAGAAATTAAAAAGCGGATTGCGAAAAGGAAGGCCGAGCAAGAAAGGATGGAGGAAGAGCAGTATTTTACCGGAGGGAATTTTGGTAGCGAAACAGTATTTATTGAAGAAGGAGAAAAGGAAATTCACCCTTTATTTCGAAAGGAAGTCTTTTTCTTCAAAGTTTTATTATCAGCAATATTAGTTCTTTCGGTTGCTATTTTATATAAGAATGCCCCGTCTTCGTTCGATGGTGCTAAAGCTGTTACAGAAAAAGTGATGAAAGAGGAATTTCAGTTTGCTACTGTAGCGAAATGGTATGAAAAGCAATTTGGAAAACCGCTTGTATTTTATTCACCGAATGAGAAAAAAGAAGGAAGTATTCAGCAAAAAAATTATGCAATTCCTGCTTCTGGAAAAGTAATGCAAGGGTTTCAAAAAAATGGCCAAGGTGTATTTGTCCAAACAGCTACAAATGCAACAGTTGAGTCAGTGAATGAAGGATTAGTTGTTTTTGCGGGTAAGAAAGAGGAACTTGGAAATACAGTTCAAATTCAACATGCAGATGGTACGGAGTCATGGTATGCAAATTTAAACGATATGTCAGTGAAATTATATGATTACGTTTCAAAGAAACAAAAAATTGGAACGGTGAGTAATGATACAAATGATAAAAATGGAAAGTTTTATTTCGCGATAAAAAAGAATGAAAAATTTATTGATCCGATCCAGGTGATATCATTTGATTAA
- a CDS encoding Rne/Rng family ribonuclease, with the protein MKTLYVNYAGSEKRVAIEEKKKIVEFLWKRNEEQEIVGHIYAGRIVRTIAGMNAAFVNIGLEKHAYLSYDDVPSCYRIHEGQAILVQVVKEAIDTKGPKLTANIEFTGKYVVYMPFDEMRAVSRKIKNNKKRQQLLQIEVEGTGGYIFRSASEKGAIEEIQAEMQMLQQLYEELKRKEGQGKAPLLLHRPATFLDRVFQENPIETIEKVVVDTRSIVKELEGKIGKEKVSFYNEKSSMFNHFGIEREIEKALQKIVWLPNGAYLIVEQMETMTVIDVNTGKFTGKQNLQDTVLRTNEVAAEEIARQLRLRDIGGMILIDFINMKRREDKEMVRECLMAAMQNDRTYTRVLGFTELGILEMTRKRKKHSLRDVLLEECVPCKATGYMMSYETIAYELERELITYGNIEDEAVLIAAPKDLQKQFLQKELQKNIPFEIYFKDDMIEKYAIVRFGSKTEIVERKK; encoded by the coding sequence TTGAAAACGTTATATGTGAATTACGCTGGATCGGAAAAGCGCGTTGCAATTGAAGAGAAGAAAAAAATTGTTGAGTTTTTATGGAAACGTAATGAAGAGCAAGAGATTGTTGGGCATATTTATGCCGGACGTATCGTAAGAACAATCGCTGGAATGAACGCAGCATTTGTAAACATCGGTTTAGAAAAACATGCGTATCTTTCATACGATGATGTACCATCTTGTTATCGTATACATGAAGGGCAAGCGATTCTCGTACAAGTTGTAAAAGAGGCAATTGATACGAAAGGGCCTAAATTGACAGCGAATATAGAATTTACCGGGAAATATGTCGTTTATATGCCGTTTGATGAGATGCGCGCTGTTTCTCGGAAAATAAAAAATAATAAAAAAAGACAACAGTTACTCCAAATTGAGGTAGAAGGAACAGGGGGTTACATTTTCCGCTCTGCTTCTGAAAAAGGAGCGATTGAAGAAATACAAGCTGAAATGCAAATGTTACAGCAGTTATATGAAGAGCTAAAAAGAAAAGAGGGCCAAGGAAAGGCGCCGTTATTACTTCATCGACCGGCCACCTTTTTAGATCGTGTATTCCAAGAGAATCCGATTGAAACAATTGAAAAAGTAGTTGTAGATACAAGAAGTATAGTAAAAGAATTAGAGGGAAAGATTGGAAAAGAAAAAGTATCTTTTTATAATGAAAAATCTTCAATGTTTAACCATTTTGGAATAGAGCGTGAAATCGAGAAAGCACTTCAAAAAATTGTATGGCTCCCGAATGGTGCTTATTTAATTGTGGAACAAATGGAGACGATGACTGTAATTGATGTGAATACGGGCAAGTTTACTGGAAAACAGAATTTACAAGATACAGTCCTTCGTACAAATGAAGTGGCAGCTGAAGAGATTGCACGTCAATTAAGACTGCGTGATATCGGTGGTATGATATTAATTGATTTTATTAATATGAAAAGAAGAGAAGATAAAGAAATGGTAAGAGAATGTCTCATGGCTGCTATGCAAAATGATCGCACATATACAAGAGTGCTTGGGTTTACAGAGTTAGGGATTTTAGAGATGACACGTAAACGTAAGAAACATTCTTTACGCGACGTATTACTAGAAGAATGTGTACCGTGCAAAGCGACGGGGTATATGATGTCATATGAGACAATTGCGTATGAGTTAGAGAGAGAGCTAATTACATATGGCAATATAGAGGATGAGGCAGTATTAATCGCTGCACCTAAAGACTTGCAAAAACAATTTTTGCAAAAAGAATTACAAAAAAATATTCCATTTGAAATTTATTTCAAAGATGATATGATCGAAAAGTATGCAATTGTCCGTTTTGGAAGTAAAACAGAAATTGTAGAGCGGAAAAAATAG
- the mreD gene encoding rod shape-determining protein MreD, with product MMKILKRAALPLLLLFVFLFENMFATIVPTNVFWKESIAAPHFFIIVLCFITVYYSPVQGIYYGLLFGFLFDTVYTELVGIYIFAYPILAYLVYSVMKVLQLNLFIVVSIILASVVALEYYVYGFLTLLGRTHMPAYVFFTDRLLATLLLNAIFLLIVCFPLRRYILRLSKAMEEKEKRIF from the coding sequence ATGATGAAGATTTTAAAAAGAGCAGCTCTTCCTCTTTTGCTCCTTTTTGTGTTTCTATTTGAAAATATGTTTGCTACCATTGTTCCAACAAATGTGTTTTGGAAAGAGAGTATAGCAGCACCGCATTTCTTTATAATCGTCTTATGTTTTATTACAGTGTATTATAGTCCGGTCCAAGGGATTTATTACGGACTATTATTTGGTTTCTTATTTGATACCGTATACACAGAACTTGTCGGTATATATATTTTTGCTTATCCGATTTTAGCTTATTTAGTTTATAGTGTGATGAAAGTACTGCAATTGAATTTATTTATTGTTGTTTCCATCATATTAGCTAGCGTTGTAGCACTAGAGTATTATGTGTATGGATTTTTAACTTTGTTGGGACGTACTCATATGCCAGCGTATGTCTTTTTCACAGATCGTCTCCTTGCTACTTTATTGTTAAATGCTATTTTCTTGTTGATAGTTTGTTTCCCACTGAGACGATATATATTGCGTCTTTCAAAAGCGATGGAAGAAAAAGAAAAAAGGATTTTCTAA
- the minC gene encoding septum site-determining protein MinC, with translation MEEKKQQNVTIKGTKDGITLHLDDCCSFSELLIELDEKLSTHYYDGDGRSLIEVHVKVGNRYLTEVQQEEIRTLIRNKKNLVVDSIKSDVITKAEAIAWKEETEIVPISKIVRSGQVLHVKGNLLLIGDVNPGGTVIAGGNIFVVGSLRGIAHAGYYGDSDAVIAASVMNPMQLRISDVAMRAPEEKEDGAEAAECAYINENNHIVVDRLQLLTHLRPNLTKLERGIV, from the coding sequence GTGGAAGAAAAAAAGCAACAAAATGTAACGATAAAAGGGACAAAAGATGGGATAACGCTTCATTTAGATGATTGTTGTTCATTCTCTGAATTGTTGATAGAATTAGACGAAAAACTTTCTACACATTACTACGATGGTGATGGACGCTCTTTAATTGAAGTGCATGTGAAAGTAGGAAATCGTTATTTAACAGAAGTCCAACAAGAAGAGATTCGTACGTTAATTCGTAATAAAAAGAATCTTGTTGTGGATTCAATTAAAAGTGATGTTATCACTAAAGCAGAAGCAATAGCTTGGAAAGAAGAAACAGAAATTGTCCCTATTTCCAAAATTGTTCGCTCTGGACAAGTTTTACATGTAAAAGGAAATTTGTTGTTAATTGGAGATGTTAATCCAGGCGGAACGGTTATCGCTGGGGGGAATATTTTTGTTGTAGGATCATTAAGAGGAATTGCACATGCTGGGTATTATGGGGATTCGGATGCTGTAATCGCTGCATCTGTTATGAACCCGATGCAACTTCGAATTAGTGATGTGGCAATGCGGGCTCCGGAAGAGAAAGAAGACGGAGCGGAGGCGGCAGAATGTGCGTATATTAATGAGAACAATCACATTGTTGTCGATCGCCTGCAACTTCTCACTCATCTTAGACCTAATTTAACAAAGTTAGAAAGGGGAATTGTATAG
- the minD gene encoding septum site-determining protein MinD: protein MGEAIVITSGKGGVGKTTTSANIGTALALSGKKVCLIDTDIGLRNLDVVMGLENRIVFDLVDVVEGRCRLPQALIKDKRFDDLYLLPAAQTSDKSAVTPEQMDELIQVLRQDYDYILIDCPAGIEQGFKNAVAGADKAIVVTTPEVSSMRDADRIIGLLEKEDIEPPKLVINRVRSHMLHEQDMLDVDEIVRTLSIELLGVVEDDDEVIRATNTGEPVALQPSGKAALAYRNIARRLLGENVPLQAFEQEKVSVFAKVKNFFGIR, encoded by the coding sequence GTGGGAGAGGCAATAGTAATTACATCTGGAAAAGGCGGAGTAGGTAAAACTACAACGTCTGCGAACATTGGTACGGCCCTAGCGTTATCTGGAAAGAAAGTGTGCTTAATTGACACAGATATCGGTCTTCGAAATTTAGACGTAGTAATGGGGCTGGAAAATCGTATTGTATTTGATCTTGTTGATGTCGTTGAAGGGCGTTGCCGTTTACCTCAGGCTCTTATTAAAGATAAACGTTTTGATGATCTTTATTTATTACCTGCAGCACAAACGAGTGATAAATCAGCGGTAACACCTGAACAAATGGATGAATTAATACAAGTATTACGTCAAGATTATGATTACATATTAATTGATTGTCCTGCGGGGATTGAGCAGGGATTTAAAAATGCGGTAGCTGGTGCGGATAAAGCAATCGTTGTTACGACGCCAGAAGTATCCTCAATGCGCGATGCGGATCGTATTATTGGGCTTTTAGAAAAAGAGGATATTGAACCACCAAAACTTGTTATTAACCGTGTACGTAGTCATATGCTTCATGAACAGGATATGTTAGATGTTGATGAAATTGTACGTACATTGTCAATCGAGCTTCTTGGTGTTGTCGAAGATGACGATGAAGTTATTCGAGCTACAAATACAGGTGAACCTGTGGCGTTGCAACCAAGCGGAAAAGCAGCGTTGGCTTATCGTAATATCGCAAGACGCTTGTTGGGTGAGAATGTACCATTACAAGCATTTGAACAAGAAAAGGTATCGGTATTTGCAAAGGTAAAAAACTTCTTTGGAATCCGTTAA